In the Desulfitobacterium hafniense DCB-2 genome, CCTGTCCAGCGCTGCCAGTGCCAGGGCAAGACAACTACACTATCAATATTAACTCATTTAACTATTATGTTTAACTCATTTAGCAATCTCATTAACTATATTATAAGTTCATTATGACCATATGTCAATAGTCTTTCGAACTCTTTTCGGAATAATTTTCTTCACCTTCACCGGCTTTGAGTTCACTTCCTTAAGGAGGATATGCTATAATCTTTCATTAGAGGTAATTTATGTCCACGAAATTGGAAAGGAGCCAACCAGCATGAATAAACAATTTCTCGATAAATACGCACGCCTTGTCGTTAAAACCGGTATCAATCTCCAACCTAAGCAAATTCTGGTGATTAAGTCGCCTATTGAATGCGCCGAATTCACCCGCAAGATCTCTGAGATCGCTTTTCAGGAAGGTGCGAAAGATGTCGTCATTTTTTGGGGAGATGAGCTCACCTCCAAAATTCGCTATCTCCATGGTCCGGAGGAAATCTTCGATGAATTCCCCGCATGGCAGAAAGCTTTCTTCGTCGACTATGCCCGGCAAGGGGCAGCTTTCCTGAGTATCGCGGCCTCCGATCCGGAACTTATGAAGGAAGTTGATCCCGAACGTATGGTGAGAGCGCAGCGAGCTCACTCCATCGCTTTAAAGGAACACCGGGAGCGCCTCATGAGCAATCAGAACTCCTGGTGCGTGGTTTCCGTACCTACCCAGGCCTGGGCCCAAAAGGTCTTCCCCGCTGCCGGCCCGGAAGCAGCCGTGGAAAAGCTTTGGGAGGCCATCTTTGCATCCGTTCGGGCCGATCAGGACGACCCTGTCCAAGCCTGGGATAAGCACAAAGCAAACCTTAAACGGAGTATGGATTTTATGAATACCCATCGTTTCCGCACCCTGCATTTCAAAAATTCTTTAGGTACGGATTTGTGGGTTGAGCTGCCGGAAGACCATCTTTGGCTTGCCGGTGCAGAGCACACAGCAGAAGGCCTTGAATTTATTGCCAACATGCCCACGGAGGAAGTATTTACCCTTCCCAAAAAGACCGGGGTCAACGGCAAGGCCGTCAGCTCTATGCCCTTAAATCATAACGGCAACCTCATCAAGAATTTTACCCTGACCTTTAAAGATGGCCGGGTCATTGATTACAGTGCCGAAGAAGGATTAGAAAGCTTAAAAGGCCTCATCACCACGGATGAGGGATCTCATTATCTTGGTGAAGTTGCTCTGGTACCTTACGATTCCCCTATTTCCAATGCCAAGATCCTCTTCTACAATACCCTGTTTGATGAAAATGCCGCTTGCCACTTAGCTCTGGGCAAAGCTTATGCCGTCACTCTGAAAAACGGAGATAAGTTAAGCGAAAAAGAATTAGAGGAAGCCGGAGTCAATGATTCTTTGCTTCATGAAGATTTTATGATCGGTACAGCCGATCTGAACATCACCGGAGTTACCGCCGAGGGTCAGGAGATTCCCATCTTTATTCAGGGGAACTTTGCCTTTTAATCACTGAAAAAAGTCTCGTTCAATTAAAACATGTTAAGGAGGCGCTTCCCATTATCCAGGTCGGTAAAATCAATCAGCTCAATGTAGCTAACCTTGCCTCTTTTGGGGTCTATCTCGATGCCGGGACAGGTAACCGCAAAGATAATGTTCTGCTGCCGGGAAATGAATGCCCTGACGACATCAAAGAAGGGGATAATTTAGAGGTATTCATTTACCATGATTCGGAAGACCGCTTGATCGCTACACGCCAAAAGCCCTTAGCCCAAGCGGGAGAACTTGCCTATCTCAACGTTACCGCCAAGACAAAATTTGGCGCTTTCCTGGACTTTGGCCTGGAACGAGGTCTCTTTCTGCCCTTCCGGGAACAAAAATACCCTATAGAAGTGGATAAAAGTTATCTTGTTTACCTTTATTTAGATAAAAGCGGACGCTTATCTTCCACAACGGATATCACTGACTTTCTCAGCTCCGCTTCTCCTTATCAAAAAAGCGACTCCGTTACAGGAACCGTCTACCAGATTCATCCCGACATCGGCGTTTTTGTAGCAGTGGATAATCAATACCTGGGCCTGATTCCCCGTACGGAAAATTATTCAGATCTCAAATGGGGGGACCGGGTCCAGGCTCGTGTGATTCGAGTCCGGGACGACGGAAAACTGGACCTTTCTTCCCGCAATCTCTCCCACCAACAGATGAACGTGGATGCCGAGCTTCTCATCAACGCCATGAATGCCCACGGCGGAATACTTCCCCTCAATGAAAAAGCCAGCCCCGAGGAGATCGAAAAAGTTTTTCACCTGAGCAAAGCCGCCTTTAAACGGGCAGTGGGAACCCTGCTCAAGAGCGGGCGCATCAAAAAGCATGGTGATGAGCTCCGGCTTCCCTGAGCTATGAGCTTTAGATAGCCAAAACAAACAACGGCAGACGCCTGTCCCTTAGAGGATGGTATCTGCCGTTCTCTTATGTCAAAAGCTGGCCTCCAGGATTTTGTTTACACTGATCGCTCAATAAGCTGCGCGGACAAAACTAAAAGGACCCGCAAAGCTACGCCCCCAGCAGAGCCGCCTTTTCATCCTCTGCCGCTCCTTAAATCAAATGAACAACCGCCATAAAGGTCAAAATCATCACTTCCAGCAAAAGCACCGGCTTTAAAATCTTAAAAAGATCGGCTTTGAAATACTCCGCGGTGACAATCAGACAGAGATGGGCCGGTGACAGCATAGCTCCGGCAATCGCCATGATATAAGCGACTGTAGCCGTCTCCAGATTTCCGGGGTAAAACGCCGAAAGGATGGGGAAAATAAC is a window encoding:
- a CDS encoding CvfB family protein; translated protein: MIQVGKINQLNVANLASFGVYLDAGTGNRKDNVLLPGNECPDDIKEGDNLEVFIYHDSEDRLIATRQKPLAQAGELAYLNVTAKTKFGAFLDFGLERGLFLPFREQKYPIEVDKSYLVYLYLDKSGRLSSTTDITDFLSSASPYQKSDSVTGTVYQIHPDIGVFVAVDNQYLGLIPRTENYSDLKWGDRVQARVIRVRDDGKLDLSSRNLSHQQMNVDAELLINAMNAHGGILPLNEKASPEEIEKVFHLSKAAFKRAVGTLLKSGRIKKHGDELRLP
- a CDS encoding aminopeptidase; protein product: MNKQFLDKYARLVVKTGINLQPKQILVIKSPIECAEFTRKISEIAFQEGAKDVVIFWGDELTSKIRYLHGPEEIFDEFPAWQKAFFVDYARQGAAFLSIAASDPELMKEVDPERMVRAQRAHSIALKEHRERLMSNQNSWCVVSVPTQAWAQKVFPAAGPEAAVEKLWEAIFASVRADQDDPVQAWDKHKANLKRSMDFMNTHRFRTLHFKNSLGTDLWVELPEDHLWLAGAEHTAEGLEFIANMPTEEVFTLPKKTGVNGKAVSSMPLNHNGNLIKNFTLTFKDGRVIDYSAEEGLESLKGLITTDEGSHYLGEVALVPYDSPISNAKILFYNTLFDENAACHLALGKAYAVTLKNGDKLSEKELEEAGVNDSLLHEDFMIGTADLNITGVTAEGQEIPIFIQGNFAF